A single genomic interval of Camelina sativa cultivar DH55 chromosome 11, Cs, whole genome shotgun sequence harbors:
- the LOC104722841 gene encoding autophagy-related protein 8a-like isoform X2, whose translation MAKSSFKVSNPLEARMSESTRIREKYPDRIPVIVEKAGQSDVPDIDKKKYLVPADLTVGQFVYVVRKRIKLGAEKAIFVFVKNTLPPTAALMSAIYEEHKDEDGFLYMTYSGENTFGSLTVA comes from the exons ATGGCTAAGAGTTCTTTCAAGGTTTCTAACCCTCTTG AGGCAAGGATGAGTGAATCTACTCGGATCAGAGAGAAGTATCCTGATAGAATCCCA GTGATTGTGGAAAAGGCTGGACAGAGTGATGTCCCTGACATTGACAAGAAGAA GTATCTTGTACCAGCAGATCTAACCGTGGGACAGTTTGTGTACGTGGTTCGCAAAAGGATCAAGCTTGGAGCTGAGAAAGCTATCTTTGTCTTTGTCAAGAACACTTTGCCTCCAACTG CTGCGTTGATGTCTGCAATCTATGAAGAGCACAAAGATGAAGATGGGTTCCTCTACATGACTTACAGCGGAGAGAACACTTTTGGGTCTCTTACCGTTGCTTga
- the LOC104722841 gene encoding autophagy-related protein 8a-like isoform X1, protein MIFSCLKFADTNRIAMAKSSFKVSNPLEARMSESTRIREKYPDRIPVIVEKAGQSDVPDIDKKKYLVPADLTVGQFVYVVRKRIKLGAEKAIFVFVKNTLPPTAALMSAIYEEHKDEDGFLYMTYSGENTFGSLTVA, encoded by the exons atgattttttcttgctTGAAATTTGCAGATACCAATCGAATCGCCATGGCTAAGAGTTCTTTCAAGGTTTCTAACCCTCTTG AGGCAAGGATGAGTGAATCTACTCGGATCAGAGAGAAGTATCCTGATAGAATCCCA GTGATTGTGGAAAAGGCTGGACAGAGTGATGTCCCTGACATTGACAAGAAGAA GTATCTTGTACCAGCAGATCTAACCGTGGGACAGTTTGTGTACGTGGTTCGCAAAAGGATCAAGCTTGGAGCTGAGAAAGCTATCTTTGTCTTTGTCAAGAACACTTTGCCTCCAACTG CTGCGTTGATGTCTGCAATCTATGAAGAGCACAAAGATGAAGATGGGTTCCTCTACATGACTTACAGCGGAGAGAACACTTTTGGGTCTCTTACCGTTGCTTga
- the LOC104722843 gene encoding uncharacterized protein LOC104722843, producing the protein MEGGEEFQEEDVWSVLREKDTPGPGMKMSKSNNNLFAASSSSSARYIAKGNEVVSAGGAKQSPAPMNIPDWPKVYGYPKKNTNSHLHSWATEDDDEGSMVPPHELVARRLARTQISSFSMCEGIGRTLKGRDLSKTRNPVLTRTGFLESNITSSSTSPPPP; encoded by the coding sequence ATGGAAGGGGGAGAAGAGtttcaagaagaagatgtttggtcagttttgagagaaaaagatacTCCAGGTCCTGGAATGAAAATGTCCAAAAGTAACAACAATCTCTTCGCAGcctcatcttcgtcttctgcACGGTACATTGCTAAGGGCAACGAGGTCGTCTCAGCAGGAGGGGCAAAACAGTCTCCTGCTCCCATGAATATTCCTGACTGGCCCAAGGTTTATGGGTATccaaagaagaacacaaacagCCACTTGCATTCGTGGGCCActgaagacgatgatgaaggCTCAATGGTTCCTCCTCATGAATTGGTAGCAAGAAGACTCGCAAGAACGCAGATCTCATCTTTCTCAATGTGTGAAGGAATCGGAAGAACACTCAAAGGAAGAGATCTCAGCAAAACAAGAAACCCTGTCCTAACCAGAACTGGTTTCTTGGAATCCAATAtcacatcttcatcaacatcaccaccaccaccatag
- the LOC104722844 gene encoding peroxidase 42, producing the protein MGGKGVMLVAILCLWALSATTEAVTEEESGLMMNFYKDTCPQAEDIIREQVKLLYKRHKNTAFSWLRNIFHDCAVESCDASLLLDSTRRELGEKEHDRSFGLRNFRYIEEIKEALERECPGVVSCSDILVLSAREGIEAVGGPHIPLKTGRRDGLKSRTDMLESYLPDHNESISVVLDKFKSIGIDTPGLVALLGSHSVGRTHCVKLVHRLYPEVDPSLNPDHVPHMLHKCPDSIPDPKAVQYVRNDRGTPMVLDNNYYRNILDNKGLLLVDHQLAHDKRTRPIVKKMAKDQAYFFKEFTRAIQILSENNPLTGSKGEIRKQCNLANKNH; encoded by the exons atgggaGGTAAAGGTGTGATGTTGGTGGCGATACTTTGCCTATGGGCACTCTCTGCAACAACTGAAGCAGTAACAGAGGAGGAGTCAGGTTTGATGATGAACTTCTACAAGGATACGTGCCCACAGGCTGAAGACATCATCCGTGAACAagtcaaactcctctacaaacGCCACAAGAACACCGCTTTCTCTTGGCTCCGTAACATCTTCCACGACTGCGCCGTCGAG TCATGTGATGCGTCGCTTTTGCTGGATTCGACAAGAAGAGAGCTAGGAGAGAAAGAACACGACAGGAGCTTTGGACTGAGAAACTTCAGGTATATTGAGGAGATCAAGGAAGCTCTTGAGAGGGAGTGCCCTGGTGTTGTCTCATGTTCTGACATTCTCGTCTTGTCCGCAAGAGAAGGCATCGAAGCA GTGGGAGGACCGCATATTCCTTTGAAGACAGGAAGGAGAGATGGACTGAAGAGCAGGACAGATATGCTTGAGTCATATCTTCCCGACCACAACGAGAGTATCTCCGTTGTTCTTGACAAGTTCAAATCCATCGGAATTGACACTCCCGGCCTCGTAGCCCTCCTAG GGTCACACAGCGTGGGAAGAACTCACTGTGTCAAGCTGGTCCACCGTTTGTACCCTGAGGTGGACCCGTCCTTGAACCCGGACCACGTCCCTCACATGCTACACAAGTGTCCTGACTCGATCCCTGACCCAAAGGCTGTCCAGTACGTGCGAAATGACCGTGGCACGCCCATGGTGCTAGACAACAATTACTACCGTAACATCCTAGACAACAAGGGTTTGCTTCTTGTGGACCATCAGCTCGCACACGATAAACGGACAAGACCAATTGTTAAGAAGATGGCTAAGGACCAGGCCTACTTCTTCAAGGAGTTCACTAGGGCGATCCAAATCTTATCCGAAAACAACCCTTTGACTGGCTCTAAGGGTGAGATCAGGAAGCAATGTAATCTCGCAAACAAGAACCACTAA
- the LOC104722846 gene encoding uncharacterized protein LOC104722846 gives MSQFRGFIGFSEANTYVFWNVDDWVPIPNGLYTLSMKEIIESQLEVMDFCGPVSIQSYGSKNTFSDDELLRKFSEAGIKTSILREGGSKYSGIYSMIIDMYLCAL, from the exons ATGTCTCAATTCAGAGGATTCATCGGATTCAGTG AGGCTAACACATACGTCTTTTGGAACGTGGACGATTGGGTCCCTATCCCTAATGGTCTCTATACTCTTTCAATGAAAGAGATAATCGAATCACAACTCGAAGTTATGGATTTTTGTGGGCCTGTGTCAATCCAGTCTTACGGTAGTAAGAATACGTTCTCGGATGATGAGTTGCTACGTAAATTTTCTGAAGCCGGAATCAAAACCAGTATCTTACGCGAAg GGGGTAGTAAATATTCGGGAATTTATTCCATGATAATAGACATGTATCTCTGCGCACTGTGA
- the LOC104722847 gene encoding calcium-dependent protein kinase 15-like, with amino-acid sequence MGCFSSKHRNTESDLINGSVQSSITTHQSQSSVSRNVSEPQKPPFHQIPTTTQPNHRNQQQKQQEEEAKPIVKVIEEKQVRTTPLKPIVFRETETILGKPFEEIRKHYTLDHELGRGQFGITYSCKEISTGNVYACKSILKRKLMRKQDRDDVKREIQIMQHLSGQENIVEIRGAYEDRQSIHLVMELCGGNELFDRIIAQGHYSERAAAGVIRSILNVVHICHFMGVIHRDLKPENFLLASTDENAMLKATDFGLSVFIEEGKVYRDIVGSAYYVAPEVLRRSYGKEIDVWSAGIILYILLCGVPPFWAENEKGIFDEVLKGEIDFKSQPWPSISESAKDLVRKLLTKDPKKRISAAQALEHPWIRGGEAPDKPIDSAVLSRMKQFRAMNKLKKLALKVIAESLSEEEIKGLKTMFANMDTDKSGTITYEELKTGLARLGSKLTEAEVKQLMEAADVDGNGTIDYIEFISATMHRYRFDRDEHVFKAFQYFDKDNSGFITMDELESAMKEYGMGDEASIKEVIAEVDTDNDGRINYEEFCAMMRSGTTQPQQGKLLPIH; translated from the exons atggGTTGCTTTAGCAGCAAACACCGGAACACAGAGAGTGATCTCATCAATGGCAGCGTCCAAAGCTCAATTACGACACATCAATCCCAAAGCTCTGTCTCTCGTAACGTCTCCGAGCCTCAGAAACCTCCATTTCATCAAATTCCGACAACAACCCAACCAAATCATcgtaatcaacaacaaaaacaacaagaagaagaagcaaaacccATTGTTAAGGTGATCGAAGAGAAGCAGGTTCGAACAACACCATTGAAACCAATCGTCTTTAGAGAAACAGAGACAATTCTAGGCAAACCCTTTGAAGAAATCAGGAAACATTACACGTTAGATCACGAATTAGGTCGAGGCCAATTCGGTATAACCTACAGCTGCAAAGAGATTTCAACGGGGAACGTATACGCTTGCAAATCAATACTCAAGAGGAAACTAATGAGAAAGCAGGACAGAGATGACGTGAAGAGAGAGATTCAGATAATGCAGCATTTGTCTGGACAAGAGAACATAGTTGAGATCAGAGGTGCTTACGAAGATAGACAATCGATACATCTGGTGATGGAGTTGTGTGGTGGTAATGAACTGTTTGATAGGATTATAGCACAGGGACATTACTCTGAGAGAGCAGCTGCTGGTGTTATTAGATCGATTTTGAATGTTGTTCACATTTGCCATTTTATGGGAGTGATTCATCGTGATCTCAAGCCTGAGAACTTCTTGCTGGCTAGTACTGATGAGAATGCTATGCTCAAAGCTACTGATTTTGGATTGTCTGTGTTCATTGAAGAAG gGAAAGTTTACAGAGATATAGTAGGAAGTGCCTACTATGTTGCTCCTGAGGTATTAAGAAGAAGCTATGGAAAGGAAATTGATGTTTGGAGTGCAGGGATTATTCTATACATCTTGCTTTGTGGTGTACCTCCTTTTTGGGCTG AAAATGAGAAGGGGATATTTGATGAGGTTCTAAAGGGAGAAATTGATTTTAAGAGTCAACCATGGCCTTCTATATCTGAGAGTGCTAAAGACCTTGTGAGGAAGTTGCTTACTAAAGACCCTAAAAAGCGAATCTCAGCGGCACAAGCTCTTG aacATCCTTggataagaggaggagaagcacCGGACAAGCCTATTGATAGTGCTGTGTTATCTCGGATGAAGCAATTCCGAGCAATGAACAAGCTTAAGAAGCTAGCTCTTAAA gttATTGCAGAGAGTCTCTCGGAAGAGGAAATAAAAGGTCTTAAAACCATGTTTGCCAATATGGATACAGACAAAAGCGGCACAATCACTTACGAAGAATTGAAAACCGGGCTGGCTAGACTTGGCTCTAAACTCACTGAAGCAGAAGTTAAGCAACTCATGGAAGCC GCTGATGTAGATGGTAATGGAACAATCGACTACATCGAGTTCATCTCAGCGACGATGCATAGATACAGATTTGATCGAGATGAACACGTATTCAAAGCCTTCCAATACTTCGACAAAGACAACAGTGG GTTTATCACAATGGATGAGTTAGAGTCAGCCATGAAAGAGTATGGTATGGGAGATGAAGCTAGCATCAAAGAAGTCATAGCAGAAGTCGATACAGATaat GATGGAAGAATAAATTATGAAGAGTTTTGCGCGATGATGAGAAGTGGTACCACACAGCCGCAACAAGGGAAACTTCTTCCAATCCATTGA
- the LOC104722848 gene encoding uncharacterized protein LOC104722848, whose protein sequence is MGKGRGLTASRSERFLGSPHQSGDRHVDVETAVELELMEEDVWSVLEPDQPTEESAWTARSLEASGGERRHNGGGRASGRRKRHVATSAPVKVPDWSKILKTESVVGSMHHNNNDDADVADDDWESGMGPPHEYVAARSRNGDGGSSVILGVGRTLKGRDMRRVRDAVWSQTGFYG, encoded by the coding sequence ATGGGAAAAGGTCGGGGTTTAACTGCTAGTCGGAGCGAAAGGTTTCTAGGAAGTCCTCATCAGTCTGGTGACCGCCACGTGGACGTAGAAACCGCCGTTGAGCTGGAACTCATGGAAGAGGATGTCTGGTCAGTGCTCGAGCCTGATCAACCAACAGAAGAGAGCGCTTGGACAGCACGCTCCCTCGAGGCTAGTGGCGGAGAACGGAGACACAACGGAGGAGGTCGTGCGAGTGGACGTAGAAAGAGACACGTGGCGACTTCTGCTCCGGTGAAAGTGCCTGACTGGAGCAAGATCCTAAAGACGGAGTCCGTCGTCGGATCAATGcatcataataataatgatgatgCTGACGTGGCAGATGATGACTGGGAAAGTGGGATGGGGCCACCTCATGAATACGTGGCTGCGCGTAGTCGTAACGGTGACGGTGGTTCTTCTGTGATTTTGGGCGTGGGGAGGACGTTAAAGGGACGGGACATGAGACGGGTCAGAGACGCCGTATGGAGCCAAACCGGGTTCTATGgttaa